CTTGTTGTCGAAGATGAAGGAGATGCAGCTCCTCACCACCTCCAGCCTGCGAGCGCTGTTGAACACTGAGCCCATCTTCCCCATGATGGACACTGCACAGATGAGGGCTGAGCAGGTTAGGAATACAAGAGTGGTAGAAATACTAGCTATGCTAGTACAGACGCCATTCAATACTCAACAACTAAGTGCTTACAGCTATTAACACATTATAYACAGACTCCTGCCAAGCCATTTYTCTCACACAGGAGCAGACAGAGTAGAGCTGATGTTTGTGTCTCACGTACCCACGGGAGGGCCGGCGGGCACCACACACTTCCTCTCTGAGcgggtggtggtagtgatggcaGTGGCGCTGGGATGCTTGGCCAGGCCCTCCGCCAGCAGCCGCTCCACCTTCTCATCGTCCAACAGGGGGAAGGGCATCACATGCACCCGCAGGTGGGAGCCCTCRGTGGGCCGAGGCACTTTCTGGAACGCCATGTGGGGGTTGGGATTCTCCTGTAATGGACCATTCAATAATAAAACATACAGACAAGCACAACATCTGTGACGGCCATAGGACATGCTAGAACACTAAAGAGTACAGAAAGTGCCTAATGTGAACACTATAGCATACAGGCCCAGAGGCTGAGTGATGTTAACRCACGTTTTTGTACAGTTGGTCAGAGAGTTCCCTCATGTGCTTCTGCAGCTTGGCAGGGCTGGCCGCCCCCTCTTTAAAGCGCTCCATGTCAAAGGCCACCAGCTACAGAACCAACAACAAGTCAGTCAAACTGTTCCCAAACGATACAATCTCTCGACAAGCCCAGCTTCACACACAACAGTGAAATTAGAAAAACTGTTGCCAAATCAGACAAGAGCTGCAAAACATACAGTCTGGTTACAGTATCCATGCCCGACAGTACCTCATCAAAGAGATCACAGGCTCTGTAAGGCGGACCCCTCTCGGACACGAAGCCAGCGAAGGCCATGCCATCCAGAACTTTGGTCAGGAAGTCATTCTCGATCAGGCCTCTCTGGCCCAGGAAGGCAGTCTGTAGGGGGACAGGGTCAAAGGTTAAATAATGGTAGGTACATAAAGATGTACGTTTAGGACTAACAGCTTTACTTAACTTTTCTGAGGAGCTTctcttttctttattattataattgtctTATCACAATGAACCCAgtcacaaaagtgaaacaaatgaCTGAAGATGACTATATGCAAAGAAAAGCAAGCTTTATCTGCTGAATTAGGCCTGTGATTCGTGCTAGTGGGTGAAAGAGATAGAAAACGGGGGCAGTTTTTCTAGACCCCCCAGTCTACGTCTCTCCATAAAAAAGCGTCGGATTTCTGTAGATTCGTGATAAATTCCTGGCCCATAATCCGAGCCATGTGGGGTACTTTGAGGGGGACGT
This genomic stretch from Salvelinus sp. IW2-2015 unplaced genomic scaffold, ASM291031v2 Un_scaffold10282, whole genome shotgun sequence harbors:
- the LOC112079917 gene encoding myotubularin-related protein 13-like; this encodes TAFLGQRGLIENDFLTKVLDGMAFAGFVSERGPPYRACDLFDELVAFDMERFKEGAASPAKLQKHMRELSDQLYKNENPNPHMAFQKVPRPTEGSHLRVHVMPFPLLDDEKVERLLAEGLAKHPSATAITTTTRSERKCVVPAGPPVVSIMGKMGSVFNSARRLEVVRSCISFIFDNKTQETEKTLPAALRALKGKAARQCLTEELSLHVQQNRAILDHQQFDYVIRMMNCALQ